The following nucleotide sequence is from Triticum dicoccoides isolate Atlit2015 ecotype Zavitan chromosome 7B, WEW_v2.0, whole genome shotgun sequence.
cttagtggtgtcatgtggacgtcgactacatgacacttcaccgtatTTGGGCCTAACGGAATGCATTGTGGAGAGTTATtatatgatgggtttctagagtgatagaagcttaaaccctattttatgcgCTACTTCATAAAGGGCccatttggatccaaatgtttaatgctatggttagattttatcttaatacttttcttgtagttacagatgcttgtgagggggttaatcataagtaggaggtttgttcaagtaagaacatcacataagcgtcggtccacccacatatacaaTTATCAAAGTATCACACATGAATCAATCTAGCATGGTGAAGGTGACTAGATGTAATTCCCctgtgccctcaagaacgctttgcctatTATAAGGAACAACTTTGGCTTGTCCTTTGacccaaaaggattgggctacctgggCCTGTTTTGGTTCTATTTTCGCAGGGACAGCTTCAGGAAGGGCTCCAACATTAAGCACATCTCCATGGTAAGCATCTTGGTTCCCTTTGCTCCCGCCCTTGTCTCCTTGTTATCATTCCAACTGGTGTTGTCATAGTTTACCTTGCAAATCATGTATCCTGATTTGTGTTCAAATCGTAGGTTGGCAAGGTCGGTGGTGAGAAGTGGAAGTACTTTGAGTGATGTTGTAAGTTACCCGCTCCCCCATCCCTCTCTGTTACCGCTCTATTCGGTTTTGGTCTCTTTCGCCTGATCTCAGTGTTTTCTTAGTGATGCAATGAAATTTTGGTGAACTATGTGTTGGTATCCATTTTTCTGTGTCATGACCTCCTCAAGGGGCTCGAGTCTCTCACTGACTGCTGTGGTGGCGATGGAAAGACGGCAAGGGCCATCACCAAGGCCCACCCGCACGTCAAGTGCACCGTGTTGGATCTCCCCAAGGTGATCCAAAAAACTCCGTCGGACTGTGTAGTCAACTATGTCGCCGGTGACCTCTTCCACACCGTCCCAAAGGCTCAGGCCGTGATGCTCAAGGTACGTGTTTTCTGCTTTGTATTGTATGTATAGTGTGATGGTGTGAATCGATGGAAATGGCAACTTAATTTTTATATACTACTCGGATCCCTCCATCTTGATAATCCATTCCTCCAACAAGTATTTTAGGACGAAGAGAGTGCTAATTTATACTTCACCATTTCAGACAATGACTAAATAAATCTAAAACTTGTACcccctctgatccatattaattgtcacaGCTTTGGTATAACTTATAAGCAACTATAGTATGGATGGGAGTAGTATATATAATTTAAGGCTGAACTGACGCTAACAGGGCTATATACTCTTTGTACGTAGCTTGTGCTGCACCACTGGAGTGACGACGACTGTGTGAAGATCCTTACCCAGTGTAAGAATGCCATTCCTTCCCGTGAAGAAGGAGGGAAGGTGATTGTCATTGACATTGTGGTCGAACCATCATTAGGACCTGTCATGTTTGAGGCCCAGACTCTCATGGACTTGCTCATGCTTGTGTTCACGAGAGGCCGTCAACGTAGTGAAAATGACTGGCGTGAGCTCTTCATGAAAGCAGGGTTCACCGACTACAAAATTATCAAGAAACTCGGTGCACGAGGTGTCATCGAGGTCTACAAGTGAAGCCTTTCTCAAAAGTTTATCCAAAAGGCGTACTCTCAAGTACCATTGCAATGTGCTTTGTTTATGTATGGATGGATGGTGAACTCCAATGAAGAAAAATAAAGGGAGTTACTTATGTTTGCAGGGATATTATCATGTAACAGCTTAAGTGACAAGCTTGTAATTTCTATCATCTTTAAGTTGTatcttttcctttccggagtattAAATAATATGTGCGTTTGTGTatgtacactacaagaaatatgtcaacttgtgagcttctgccagtgaccctggaagaaatgaTCGTAAATCTACGACCATTTCAGACCAACTGGTCATAagatgttcggggggctccaaaccctaaaccataatgACCATTTTGGTTAGGAagttcataatttccttacacgaaatggtcataaagcagacaacactagcctgctgccttatttctacttgatcacgaccaatatagatggtcatagccttgtaaattgtggtgcatTGCTATGACTAGGTGCCACCTTATCAGTTtttcctatgtgtcatgtccatgtgtcaatttttgcctatgtgtcatgtccatgtgtcaatttttcccctaggttgtgaagcagcctacatttctgtcattcccaaaattcccaagaaAAATGCCATAAATTCTTTGGATCATATATTTctcaaatatgtcaaaacccttcCTTCTCTAGTTAAAAATAATTGAACAATAATCATTTTCctgttctgttcagaacaacattttgtgaaggaagtgccatttaTATTTTCTTGGTTGCCCTCAAacattttgggcactctttcctatccaaataatTACCTCATgaaaaaattcagctccattttgcTAGTAAATATTCCTCGGCAAATTTTCAAAGTTTATATTCAGCTAGAAGCTTTGTGAAGGTCGTACTAGCTAGGAATATCttaatgagttgaatttttgccacatcttCTATGTGCCCAAATAATAGCTCTCCACTAAATTTGAGCACCTTCTAACAATCCATGTGAGCTCACCATCCAATGTTTTTTTCTAGtaatattttcagtttgtgaagcaactacatTTTACATTGATTTCTAGTTGCTGAAAAATTATCAGGACATGACCCTGACCATAGAACCTCCCTCCACCAAATTTTAGCTCATCTAATTTATCCAATTTCACTCAATATTTTTCCCAATTTTCTGTTCAGtgcagagcattgtgaagcaagtgccatttttatTTATCCAAATGGTATAAAAATTTTACAGTGCCTTCATATGTCCAAATTATCCTCCTCCAAACTGTAGCTcaatcaaatcatctatgtgagcccaactTCAAGTTCTATTTCCTATccagattggcacattgcaaagcaagtgctatCTATGCCCCTTGTAtttccctcaaacttttcgggcaatcTTTCATATCCAAATCATTGCGCGTGCCAATATTCATCTCCATTTGCCTAGTAAATCTTCCTCAGCAAATTTCCAAAGATTATATccagagagaagctttgtgaaggaagtactaactAGGATTATCCAAATGATCTGAGATTTTTTCCAAATCTTCCATATGCTCAAATAATCACTCTCCACAAAATTTGAGCTCTGTCCAGCAATCCATATGAGCTCATCATCCAATCTTTTATTCTGGtcatattttcagtttgtgaagcaactatattttatattgcttaatTATTGCTCAAAATTCACCAGGGCATGTTCCTACCTATATAACTTTCCTCCACAAAATTTTCTCATTTCATTTAGCTACTTCGTCTCAACAATTTTCCAAAGTTctgtccagagaagagcattgtgaaggaagtgctactctggcatgtccaaatggtatcaactttttacagtgctttcctatgctcaAATTactatcctccaccaaatttcagctcaatccattcattcatTTGAGCCAAGCTTCAACATCCATATTTCTtcccagcgtggtactttgcaaagaaaGTGCTACCtaggctcctccatttgagctcAAAATTTGTCAAGACAATCTCTTTAGTGGATGATAATCCTCAGCCAAAACATAGGCCCGTTGCCCATGTGcattccccgcggagaagttcttcctttgattcggttacatctttgacatgtttcacttgaagaagatggattttacgtttgtccgcctttatgccttgcacatgaactacctcattgaggttgagcagataccttatatttgtgtcgctgacccgtacttcatgcacgagggctacttgggagtctgcgcaaagcaccgtcAATATGCGAGGGaatacatcaccaatttcatgctcgccaataaggacaaggaggcgattctcgtgccttatcatcccctgtaagtcatccgcgcggatatccttcctttgatttcaatcattcatttgcacggtggaggctaattaatttgagatgTACTtactttgcgcagcggcgggcgcgccgtcctcatcatcctctaccctcgatactcccacgctctttacttggactcgtcgaagaacattaacaagaaggattacacccacatcaagtccgttctcgacagtgctatgttttactacggcacacggggtggagaggtcaaggacaagaagaaaagggacggcagggccgccttcaaccataagaccgacttctgctacatccagcaaccgagtgattctcttaatgatggattttatgtcctacaccacatgctggagtacagacgggatcaccaaaacctttgcatgtcacctagatccggtgatgcccatattcttcaatgggcaaagaacttaggagatatcgaggatcatggaCTTCgatctgagttctatcacatccagcgcgaacttgcccaaatcatcatgaaggaggttgtcgaaaaaacagggatgttctatgaagaaggacaaatgtcgtgggaggacgtccgaacacgcgtagcctCTCAGGGTCTCGACctaaagcctttcactaagctcgaggactatctccctgacttggatggatggcacgacatgttggagtgattgtcgatatatgaccatgtgtccgtttagtccatactttctgcatgacaaaactttgagttatgcacgacgaaactttatttatgatgtaattaaaccgtcctcctcgactagcgaagatcactctagttagggcattttgggtatgatgaactttgttattcatgcttatgatatgttgcttctattttcgcCAAGTGTGTCTCtttttgttgctcaactatatatgttgcatatcatcgactcatgtgacaatgcaggtgcatagatcatcgatggtgaagaagtgctacgccaggagtatacgacaagtggccggagtgtcaggcccaggtgtactggTTTCCGGTTTTCGAGCGACAACcactagttagtttaggttcacgctaatgcgagagaaggatacaaactcatgtattgcatagttccgctctcactcatagtgatagctattcttgcgtatatcattgtttagatggatgacgatgtagttgcaagtaatcgagacttgtatccctATTTTtgggatgatgacgagagaccactttgtgctggatgatgattatgatgatgacatgatttgatgagactatttgtatgtatatgctatgatacatttgtatgtgtatgatatgctaaagattattgtataaagcctattcaaatacgaaacaaatatgcagaaaaaaacagaaactaataaaactagcagtagcgaggggaataaagttagcagtagcgctcccttaccagtagcgcttcctacTAAAAAGCGATGCAgatattagcagcagcgctttgcactaaagctcgctactgctagccatgtatagcaatAGCGTGggatgacacgcgctactgctataggttagctgtagcaccttattagttgCGTGacatcccgcgctactgataggcaaaatacccatgctactgctagggttttccctagtagtgactagatgaatgaagaacccaagcttgtgaaaatgccaagttgttgaaagaaaaacttaaaagatggcatgataaaagaatccaaaagaggGAATTCAAAgtgggagaatatgttcttttgtacaactctcatttgagattctttgcaggaaaacttctctctaaatgggaaggaccatatatcatcgaagaggtctattgttctggagctatcaaaataaataaagctGAAGTTACtaacccgaaggtggtcaatggtcaaagaattaaacattatatctcaggtacgcctattaatgttg
It contains:
- the LOC119335370 gene encoding probable O-methyltransferase 2, whose protein sequence is MLKLVLHHWSDDDCVKILTQCKNAIPSREEGGKVIVIDIVVEPSLGPVMFEAQTLMDLLMLVFTRGRQRSENDWRELFMKAGFTDYKIIKKLGARGVIEVYK